One window of the Nitrososphaerota archaeon genome contains the following:
- a CDS encoding hydantoinase/oxoprolinase family protein: protein MKRQLAIGVDVGGTFTDLIISDSSSLSVLKVPTSDDPIEAVVLAMRRLGDKARKASLISHATTLATNALLTRSDLARTALITNEGFRDVLEIGRQRRPELYDLQTRRPTPLVERRDRFTVRCRMDAHGSVLQPLDRTQARSVAASITRLGFESVAICFLNSYLDPEHELEMKDILMRKGFSGHISLSSDVDRQYREYERTSTTAVNAALAPLMTGYLSRLQNALSKIGVRAPVYVMNSDGGASTVSFASSRPVTSIESGPAAGVVASTVLARQLHLQRVLTFDMGGTTAKAGTVVGGEPELTSEFEAAGRTHSGRSIRGSGYPVRGSFIDLAEVSAGGGTVAWLDEGGELQAGPRSAGADPGPACYARGGTEPTVTDANMVLGRLNPRYLLGGEMPVRRDLATRSIRRLSRRLGMSESEAATGILRLVNNSMARAISIVSVERGRDPRDFTMFAFGGAGPLHICDLAEDLSVSELVIPVHAGIFSAYGLVAGDLTRTFTEPATGPSGELTRIFRELDATSAREMGLEGFRSFTTKRYVEARYRGQSHELLLEYQGVAALRKAFDARHRALYGYSSSDILEVVSAKVRATVAKSSPGRLTSSGSAGREEPDRRRAWVGGTVRSVDVFRREALRPGDAGPGPSIIEEYDSTLVVNPHWKWKVEEYGTRLSR, encoded by the coding sequence TTCCGATTCCTCATCCCTTTCTGTCCTGAAGGTCCCCACCTCGGACGACCCGATTGAGGCGGTGGTGCTGGCCATGCGCCGTCTCGGAGATAAAGCCCGCAAGGCCTCTCTGATATCCCATGCCACCACGCTCGCCACCAACGCCCTGCTGACTCGTTCTGATCTCGCCAGGACGGCCCTCATCACCAACGAGGGCTTCAGGGACGTCCTCGAAATCGGGAGGCAGCGGCGCCCGGAGTTGTACGACCTACAGACGCGGCGCCCCACCCCCCTGGTCGAAAGACGGGACAGGTTCACCGTCAGGTGCAGGATGGACGCCCACGGTTCGGTCCTACAACCATTGGACCGCACTCAGGCTAGGTCCGTTGCCGCGAGCATCACAAGACTGGGGTTCGAATCGGTCGCCATATGTTTCCTGAACTCTTACCTCGACCCCGAGCACGAGCTGGAGATGAAAGACATCCTGATGCGCAAGGGATTCAGTGGACACATCAGCCTCTCGAGCGATGTAGACAGACAGTACAGAGAATACGAAAGGACTAGCACGACTGCCGTCAACGCGGCGCTCGCACCCCTGATGACGGGCTATCTCTCGAGGCTTCAGAACGCCCTATCAAAGATCGGCGTCCGGGCCCCGGTTTACGTCATGAACTCCGACGGCGGGGCGAGCACTGTCTCCTTCGCCTCCAGCCGCCCCGTCACCTCAATCGAGTCGGGCCCCGCGGCCGGAGTCGTGGCCTCGACCGTGCTAGCCAGGCAGCTGCACCTCCAGCGAGTCCTGACCTTCGACATGGGCGGGACCACAGCCAAGGCAGGCACTGTGGTCGGGGGAGAACCCGAGCTGACAAGCGAATTCGAAGCCGCCGGAAGGACGCACAGCGGCAGGTCGATCAGGGGCAGCGGCTACCCAGTGAGGGGATCTTTCATCGACCTCGCAGAGGTGAGCGCAGGGGGCGGCACCGTGGCCTGGCTGGACGAGGGCGGTGAACTTCAAGCAGGCCCCCGGAGCGCAGGCGCAGACCCCGGCCCCGCCTGTTACGCCAGGGGCGGCACCGAACCCACCGTGACAGACGCGAACATGGTCCTCGGTCGGCTCAACCCACGGTACCTCCTCGGCGGGGAGATGCCAGTTCGACGAGACCTCGCGACCCGTTCCATCCGAAGGCTCTCGAGGCGACTGGGAATGAGCGAATCTGAAGCTGCTACAGGGATCCTGCGGCTCGTCAACAACAGCATGGCGAGGGCGATATCCATCGTTTCGGTAGAACGGGGAAGGGACCCGAGAGACTTCACCATGTTCGCATTCGGGGGAGCCGGACCCCTCCACATCTGCGACCTTGCGGAGGACCTGTCCGTCTCCGAACTAGTAATCCCAGTCCACGCCGGTATCTTCTCTGCCTACGGGCTCGTCGCAGGAGATCTGACGAGGACTTTCACCGAGCCCGCGACCGGGCCGTCCGGGGAACTCACCAGGATCTTCAGAGAACTGGACGCCACCTCCGCAAGGGAGATGGGGCTGGAGGGCTTCCGCAGTTTCACCACGAAGCGATACGTCGAAGCGAGATACCGAGGCCAGTCCCACGAGCTACTCCTAGAGTACCAGGGCGTGGCGGCTCTTAGGAAGGCCTTCGACGCCCGACATCGAGCCCTGTACGGATATTCATCTTCAGACATCCTCGAAGTGGTGAGCGCGAAGGTCAGGGCCACAGTTGCGAAATCAAGCCCGGGGAGGTTGACCTCCTCCGGATCAGCAGGAAGGGAAGAGCCAGACAGGCGACGAGCATGGGTCGGCGGCACGGTCAGGAGCGTCGATGTCTTCAGGCGGGAGGCCCTCCGGCCCGGCGATGCCGGCCCGGGGCCATCTATCATAGAGGAGTACGATTCGACGCTAGTGGTCAACCCTCACTGGAAATGGAAGGTCGAGGAGTACGGCACGAGGCTGAGCAGATGA
- a CDS encoding hydantoinase B/oxoprolinase family protein, producing MREDSVTLHLIRNSLLYASEEMGLAMRNAAYSPNIKERMDHSAAIFDPAGRLLAQAEHIPVHLGSLPWGLRNMIDCCKKEGIPLEEGSMVFANDPYVTGTHLNDVTTVAPVHHRGELVAFAINKAHHSDVGGRVPGSISIDSATLFDEGFVLEPAYLVKRRRILAKAVEGFASASRTPAERRGDLRAQVAANVTGERRVVELISKYGLEAFREAASRSFEYSEFLMRKRLSKLRPGTYRASDVLEGPDGDELELKAAVRVSGGGVEVDYAGTAKEVDYPLNAVFGVTISGAYFVLRSLTGDDIPANHGAFAPVEVKAPVGCLLNPTYPHPVGGGNVETSQRNADLVFRALARAAPERVPAASGGSMNNVMIGGGKGRSSWAFYETIGVGLGGRKSMDGVDGIQCNMTNTMNTPVEEIERSLPMMITKYGFREGSSGAGERRGGNGIVRSFRTLGSRTTFTILADREKHRPWGLEGGRP from the coding sequence ATGAGGGAAGATTCTGTCACACTCCATCTGATCAGGAACTCTCTGCTCTACGCGAGCGAAGAAATGGGGCTCGCGATGCGGAACGCTGCCTACTCGCCCAATATCAAAGAACGCATGGACCACTCCGCTGCCATCTTCGACCCGGCGGGAAGGCTACTCGCCCAGGCCGAGCACATCCCCGTCCACCTGGGCTCTCTCCCCTGGGGACTCAGGAACATGATCGACTGCTGCAAGAAGGAAGGAATCCCCCTCGAAGAAGGTTCGATGGTCTTCGCGAACGACCCCTACGTGACCGGGACTCACCTGAACGACGTCACGACGGTCGCCCCAGTCCACCACAGGGGAGAACTCGTTGCTTTCGCAATCAACAAGGCCCACCACTCGGACGTGGGCGGGAGGGTGCCCGGCAGCATCTCAATCGATTCCGCCACTCTGTTTGACGAAGGGTTCGTCCTCGAGCCCGCGTATCTGGTGAAAAGGAGACGCATCCTTGCGAAGGCGGTCGAGGGCTTCGCCTCGGCCTCCAGAACGCCCGCGGAACGGCGGGGTGACCTGAGGGCCCAGGTGGCGGCCAACGTCACCGGAGAACGGCGAGTGGTCGAACTCATCTCGAAGTACGGCCTGGAAGCCTTCCGCGAGGCGGCCTCCAGGTCATTCGAGTACTCTGAATTCCTCATGAGGAAACGACTTTCGAAGCTAAGGCCAGGGACCTATCGGGCATCTGACGTCCTTGAGGGCCCCGACGGGGATGAACTTGAACTCAAGGCAGCAGTGCGAGTCTCCGGCGGGGGCGTCGAGGTCGACTACGCGGGAACCGCCAAGGAGGTGGACTACCCCCTCAACGCAGTCTTCGGCGTGACGATTTCGGGAGCATACTTCGTGCTCCGCAGCCTCACGGGAGACGACATCCCTGCCAACCACGGGGCGTTCGCACCGGTGGAAGTCAAGGCCCCCGTCGGGTGCCTACTCAACCCCACATATCCGCACCCAGTCGGAGGAGGGAACGTGGAGACGAGCCAGAGGAACGCCGACCTGGTCTTCAGGGCGCTTGCCAGGGCCGCTCCGGAGAGGGTCCCGGCCGCATCTGGGGGCTCCATGAACAACGTGATGATCGGCGGGGGGAAGGGTCGCTCCTCCTGGGCGTTCTACGAAACGATCGGAGTCGGCCTGGGGGGACGGAAATCGATGGACGGGGTGGACGGGATCCAATGCAACATGACGAACACCATGAACACACCCGTCGAAGAGATCGAGCGCTCCCTCCCCATGATGATAACGAAGTACGGATTCAGGGAGGGGAGCTCAGGCGCCGGAGAGCGCAGAGGGGGCAACGGCATCGTACGCTCGTTCAGAACCCTCGGCTCGAGGACCACCTTCACAATCCTCGCGGACAGAGAGAAGCACCGTCCCTGGGGGCTGGAAGGAGGCAGGCC